Proteins encoded within one genomic window of Bradyrhizobium sp. 186:
- a CDS encoding DUF1259 domain-containing protein produces MRKTISALIGIGACLFATGGSVRMVDWRAFTELFVATAHAQDADWQKVDETLGRKAAVTGDVHRYGFPRTDLTVTLDGVTIKPALALGGWVAFKPAHGGIMAMGDLVLLESEINPVMLKMIASGLEITAVHNHLLGASPATFYMHVAGHGDPIKIATAIRDALAESKTPLSAAPAAAPPPAVDLDTAQLDQIIGAKGQANGGVYQFNVPRRDPVTEEGMQLSPAGPLGVATAINFQPTGGGKAAITGDFVMTSGEVNPVIKALRSHGIGVTALHSHMLDEQPRLFFMHFWANNDAIKLATGLRAALDKTASTKD; encoded by the coding sequence ATGCGAAAGACAATCTCGGCGCTGATAGGCATCGGCGCCTGCTTATTCGCGACCGGCGGAAGCGTTCGGATGGTCGATTGGCGAGCGTTCACCGAGCTGTTCGTCGCGACCGCTCACGCGCAAGATGCCGATTGGCAGAAGGTCGATGAGACACTGGGCCGAAAGGCGGCCGTCACGGGCGATGTCCATCGCTACGGCTTTCCGCGCACCGACCTGACGGTGACGCTTGACGGCGTAACCATCAAGCCGGCACTCGCGCTTGGCGGCTGGGTCGCGTTCAAGCCCGCGCATGGCGGCATCATGGCGATGGGCGACCTGGTGCTGCTGGAGTCGGAAATCAACCCGGTCATGCTGAAGATGATCGCGAGCGGGCTCGAGATCACCGCCGTCCATAATCATCTGCTCGGCGCGAGCCCGGCGACGTTCTACATGCATGTTGCCGGGCACGGCGATCCGATCAAGATCGCGACTGCCATCCGAGACGCGCTTGCCGAAAGCAAGACGCCGCTGTCTGCAGCCCCTGCAGCGGCCCCTCCGCCTGCCGTCGATCTCGACACCGCACAACTCGATCAGATCATCGGCGCCAAGGGGCAGGCCAACGGCGGCGTCTATCAGTTCAACGTTCCCCGCCGCGATCCGGTTACCGAAGAAGGGATGCAATTGAGCCCCGCCGGTCCGCTGGGCGTTGCAACCGCCATCAACTTTCAACCGACCGGCGGCGGCAAGGCGGCCATCACCGGCGATTTCGTGATGACCAGCGGCGAGGTGAACCCCGTGATCAAGGCGCTGCGGTCGCATGGCATCGGCGTGACGGCTCTCCATAGCCACATGCTGGATGAACAGCCGCGCCTCTTCTTCATGCACTTCTGGGCCAACAACGACGCGATCAAGCTTGCCACCGGCTTGCGTGCCGCGCTCGACAAGACGGCCAGCACAAAAGACTGA